The nucleotide sequence AGTCGGCGATGATGGTGTCCTTCGGGACGCCCGCGCGGCGAGCCACGGCATCCGCCTTTGTGGGGGCCAGGCCGGCGTCCGTTACCTCGGTCTCGTGGAGCAGCATGTCGCCCCACATCATCGTCTTGATGCCTTTGGCGGCCAGCCAGTCGTGCATCTTGTTCGTGTCCGCCAGGATAAGCTCACCGGCGGTCTTCTTCGAGCCCGCCTTGGGGAACTGGCCGCTCATCGTGACCTCGTCATGCCCGATGTGGAAGTATTTCGGCTGAAACAGGTCCACGGCTTCCTGCATAATCGGCATCACGATTTCGTAGGTCTTCGGGTTCTCGGGGTCATAGGCGAACGGCTTCGAAGGATCGGCGCAGATATCGAGATTCTGATTGTTCCAGAAGAGCCACTCGCTGTGTCCCAGCGTGTTCACCAGCGGGATGGGCTCGATGAAGTGCGCCCGCGCGTAATCCACGGCTTTCTTGACGTCCGCCTTCGTGCTGCTGCGCTCGGAACTCCAGATCTTCGGCTGCGTGGCCCACTGCGTGTAATCGCACTGGAAGACCATCGTGTTCATCTTGAACGCCGAGAGGACGCGGTCGATCATCTTCTTGTGGAACGGCCACGCGTCCGGCCCGCCGAACCAGTGGACGCCGCGCATCGAAAGCGATGGCCAGTCCGAAATCTCCACAGGCTTGATGTACACACCCTTGGCGTCCACACGGATCAACTGCTTCAGGGTCTGGACGCCGTAGTATACACCGTGCGGATCGCCCCCAAGAACCGCGACCCCGCCTAGCTGCGAACCCATGAAGTAGGACTCGGGGTGGGACAGGGTCTCGCGGATGTGCCGGACCCTTTCCACCTCCCCGGAGCGTGGAGGAGGCAGAAGCGCGGAACCCAGGAACAGCTCGATGGCGTCATTGTCCGTTTCACCGGACCAGGTTGCGACATTGACCTTTTCGATCCGCACCGGCACGCTCCAGAATTCCTTGAACTCCGCGACGAGTTCCCGGGCGCCCTGTATCTCTTCTTCGCTCGCCGTGTCCGAGATCAGAATCCTGGTCTTGCCCGGCATCACCCGGAACGGGGCCAGAGCCTTGCCTGGCTTCATCTCCTTCGGCCGCGGGATAACCGGTGTTTCGACGACGAACGGACTCTGAGCGACTTTCACGGGAACCACCTTCGCCTTGCCGGCGGCGGAGGCGACGACGGTCCTTTGTGCAGGCTCTCCGAATTTCCACGTGATGGTGATGGTGTGCTCGCCAGGCGGCAGCGCGGGGGCCGGCACGCCGATTCCCAGCCAGAAAATAGGGTTCTTGCGCGCCCAGTCCTGTCCGCCTTTGCGGGCGTCGAACAGCGTGAGCGATTTCGTGATGTCCGAGGTGCCCTCTACGGTCATCTCGATACGGCCAAAAGCCGTCTCGAACACCGCGTGTGACATGTTCGGGGCGAGTTTGGATTCGACCTGGTCGGCACTCTTCGCGAAAAGCGGTACCACGCCGCTTACTTTGCCCTTGACCGTTTCCGCTGTGAACTTCGCGCCCTGCAGGATATTGGCGTTCAGGTAACCGGCGTCGTACTCCACCACGGACTCCGGACCCTTGCTGGCGAA is from Armatimonadota bacterium and encodes:
- a CDS encoding glycoside hydrolase family 20 zincin-like fold domain-containing protein — translated: MLRFALAALLCSGALSVIPAFAAGPAPLADLSAGHLRFSLSKSSGMELTVRGVPFIRESTFYIVKPGWTGAYLNQDKDDPEVTTSSEGRTKVATATFDKLNAYAKYRFEVRPDDTFKVTLTFASKGPESVVEYDAGYLNANILQGAKFTAETVKGKVSGVVPLFAKSADQVESKLAPNMSHAVFETAFGRIEMTVEGTSDITKSLTLFDARKGGQDWARKNPIFWLGIGVPAPALPPGEHTITITWKFGEPAQRTVVASAAGKAKVVPVKVAQSPFVVETPVIPRPKEMKPGKALAPFRVMPGKTRILISDTASEEEIQGARELVAEFKEFWSVPVRIEKVNVATWSGETDNDAIELFLGSALLPPPRSGEVERVRHIRETLSHPESYFMGSQLGGVAVLGGDPHGVYYGVQTLKQLIRVDAKGVYIKPVEISDWPSLSMRGVHWFGGPDAWPFHKKMIDRVLSAFKMNTMVFQCDYTQWATQPKIWSSERSSTKADVKKAVDYARAHFIEPIPLVNTLGHSEWLFWNNQNLDICADPSKPFAYDPENPKTYEIVMPIMQEAVDLFQPKYFHIGHDEVTMSGQFPKAGSKKTAGELILADTNKMHDWLAAKGIKTMMWGDMLLHETEVTDAGLAPTKADAVARRAGVPKDTIIADWHYQGSDPAFPSVAILQKDGFQVLGTTWYDWGNIQNFSRVLNKEKSLGFLQSTWAGYNMFPDIVKGDSFNQFVAYLLGAEYAWNGGKPNVADLGYRPDDAFLAVWDRRPVSMVKRAGFTVDFGVPSSESRVPSTIPELGTRKSEPMALSGITFRQSTPIWLDGALNPPGEWPKSVTITLNRKAADLHFLWGATFAAAKDTPVATLKVTYTDGATVQAPIAYGRQIFAFTDAQAGPQTTTAWTGTTPRGQSASVRRWMWTNPNPAKAIKSVTLSSAQSEAAPVLLGLTGIE